ACACTTTAAACCATCAGAGTGGCAGTTTAGATATTGTGATAATAGCTTTACGGTAGAAGTCTCACCCGCATACGGCTCAGATGAAGCAATCGCAATCGAAAATGCACGGTTAGAGCAAAAGGCGAGAGAAGATCAAAAGTCGCAAACAATCATTAAAGATGGTGTTTTAATGGATGCCGAGCCAGTCGAGTTCACGTTAAGTTATTTCTTAGAAGGAATGGGCGAGTATCATTTTGGGTCGAAAAGGGAAGGCGGTAAAGCAGATTACTCAAAAGCTTATCAGCTCTTTTTACAAGCTGCGGATAATGAGGAAGAAGATGCATATTATTATCTTGGCATGATGAATTATCACGGACAAGGAACTTCCCAAAATAGAGAAGAAGCGCTTTTTTGGTTTAATAAAGCAGTAGAAGCGGGAAGTGATGAGGCTATTGGAATGATCGGTCGCATCTATTTTGAAGATGAATCTATGCAAGATTATGAACAGGCAGTAATACTATTTAATAAAGGTGCAGTAAAGGGAAGCCTTATTGCTGAGTTTTATTTAGGAATGATGGCGGTTCAGGGATTAGGTATTGAACAAGATTATCAAAAGGGATTAGAGTGGTTTAAAAAAGCAGCGAACCCAATGCATGCAGCTGGCATGACGGGATATCATCAGCTAGGAATTGATGCGATGGTTAATGTCGGGCATATTTATGCTAGAGGATTGCTCGGAGAGAAGGATTTAAAATCTGCTAGAAATTGGTATGAAAAGGCTTGTTTATTAGAAAGCCAATCTGCATGTACAGCATTAGAATCCTTGAATATCGATTAAAAGATAGCTGTTAAAGCCATAGAAGATAGTTATTTGATTCTAAACTTTCTGTGTTAGATGCACTATTTAAAATTATGCGTATACTCAATAGGTGGTACTAAAGATAACTAATTGAGAATAAAGACGTTATTATAAATATTAAAACCAATATCTATGGAGGATATCATCATGAGAAAAAGTGCATTTTTATTGCCGGGAATGTTAGGGGCTTTAATGGCAGGTTCTGTTGCTATGGCAGATAATGCGGCAATCCCATCGAACCAGTTTTGGGAGCAATTACAAACGCATTGTGGTAACGCCTATGCCGGAAAGCTTGGAGAGGGGCAAGATCGTCCTGAGTTTACAGGGGATTTAGTGATGCATGTGAAAACATGTAGCGACACGGAGATTAAAATTCCTTTTTTTGTAGGAGAGGATCTCTCTCGCACATGGGTCTTAACTAAAGATGAAAATAACCTCATTCAGTTAAAGCATGATCATCGCCATGAAGATGGGTCAGAAGAAGATATTAATCTTTATGGTGGGAAATCAACAAACGTGGGGCACAGTAACTTTCAGTTCTTCCCGGCAGATCCTGCAACGGCAGCTATGATTCCTGATGCTTCTAGTAACGTTTGGTGGATTGAGTTATCGAACAGTGAATATAGCTATAACTTAAATCGTTTGGCATCAGATCGCGCGCCATTTCGCGTGGAGTTTGATTTAACAAAGCCAATCGATACGCCTAAAGATCCTTGGGGCTGGAAAGAGTAGTCCTATTAATAATGGGGAAAGCCTTACTAGAAGTTCCATGAGGCAAATAGTTGATGAGATAAAATAGAATAAAAGCAGCGATAAAGCTGCTTTTATCGATTAATAAGAAGTCTTACATTTTATGGTGCTTCTAAGAGAGCTTCTTCATTATGAATGATCGACTCTTCTTGTTGATCTCCTTTGATTAAAAATACGCTGACAAGTGCAATAAGGCTTGGGATTGCAAGTGCGAGAAAGTTATATTGAATAGGAAGATTAAGGCTTAAAATCCAGCCAATAATCATCGGCCCGGCAATTGCCCCTAATCTCCCAACGCCTAAGCCCCAGCCAATTCCGGTAGCTCTAATAGATGTGGGATAGTACTGTGCTACAAATGCACAAACAATAATTTGTGCCCCGATTGATGTGGCTCCTGCAATGGCTACTAATAAGTAGATAAGAACAATATGGCTCTTAAAGCTTAGTAAGAAAAGAGCTACAGCCCCGACAAAGTAAAAGAGGGCTAAGACTTTTCTAGGTGTATATTTATCTGCTAGCATGCCGCCAAAAATTGCTCCAAACATTGCGCCAATATTTAATGAAAAGAGGAAAGCTAAACTTGTGGAGAGATTAAAACCCTGCTCTAACATCAGCTTCGGAATCCAATTCCCTAATGCATAGACTAAGAGCAGTGACATAAAGAAAGTAATCCAAAATAGTAATGTTCCTAGGCCTAGTCCATTTTGAAATATGGCTTTAATGGGTGCTGCTGAGTTTTGCTGATTATCGTTATTTAAGATAAGCTGCGTTTGGGCATTGAGGGTGATGGTGCTATCGATTTTTTTAAGAACTTTTTTAGCTTCTTCTTCTCGATTATTACGAATGAGATACTCGATAGGCTCAGGTAGATAGATCATCATCGGTAAGAGTAAAACAATGGGGACGCCGGCAAGTAGGTACATAATATTCCAGCCAAATGCAGGAACTAAGACGATTCCGAGTAGTGCTGCCATCATTCCACCAATGGCATAGCCACTAAACATTACAGATACTAAGGTCGAGCGTAACCGTTTAGGGGCATATTCTGTGACAAGGGCGATAACATTCGGCATTACACCGCCTAAGCCTAATCCTGCAATCACACGATAGATTCCAAAATCCATAGGGCCTTTTGCAAATCCAGCAAATACAGTAAATAGACTAAAGATAATAATACAAATGGAGATAATTCTTTTACGGCTAGCGCCTAAATGTTCAAACTTATCTGTCAGGCTACCAAAGATAATAGCACCAAACATCATGCCAAAAAGAGGTAGGCTTCCTAAAAATCCTGCAGTAACGGTTCTAATTTGCCATTCTTTCATGATTTCAGAGAGCGTTGCACCATAGATGACAAGATCATAGCCATCAAAGATG
The nucleotide sequence above comes from Ignatzschineria rhizosphaerae. Encoded proteins:
- a CDS encoding tetratricopeptide repeat protein, producing MISYDVIKLKRELQALDEGNSERYNEQVRNQQMRCNFVLEHDHLYGEFLFPKGTLVNRYDPSDSGEPTYPLILSGFSAATFAEPTEIAGILATKIENRGLVELAEDQNVGPVYFYATKDGESGWTLDKTTPFMACKKGMVALFEVPSGAGFDINEEFWWKDKDGAEAHFKPSEWQFRYCDNSFTVEVSPAYGSDEAIAIENARLEQKAREDQKSQTIIKDGVLMDAEPVEFTLSYFLEGMGEYHFGSKREGGKADYSKAYQLFLQAADNEEEDAYYYLGMMNYHGQGTSQNREEALFWFNKAVEAGSDEAIGMIGRIYFEDESMQDYEQAVILFNKGAVKGSLIAEFYLGMMAVQGLGIEQDYQKGLEWFKKAANPMHAAGMTGYHQLGIDAMVNVGHIYARGLLGEKDLKSARNWYEKACLLESQSACTALESLNID
- a CDS encoding MFS transporter — protein: MKNINANQVIDNAKMTPYHYFIITVCALIIIFDGYDLVIYGATLSEIMKEWQIRTVTAGFLGSLPLFGMMFGAIIFGSLTDKFEHLGASRKRIISICIIIFSLFTVFAGFAKGPMDFGIYRVIAGLGLGGVMPNVIALVTEYAPKRLRSTLVSVMFSGYAIGGMMAALLGIVLVPAFGWNIMYLLAGVPIVLLLPMMIYLPEPIEYLIRNNREEEAKKVLKKIDSTITLNAQTQLILNNDNQQNSAAPIKAIFQNGLGLGTLLFWITFFMSLLLVYALGNWIPKLMLEQGFNLSTSLAFLFSLNIGAMFGAIFGGMLADKYTPRKVLALFYFVGAVALFLLSFKSHIVLIYLLVAIAGATSIGAQIIVCAFVAQYYPTSIRATGIGWGLGVGRLGAIAGPMIIGWILSLNLPIQYNFLALAIPSLIALVSVFLIKGDQQEESIIHNEEALLEAP